The Cyanobacteria bacterium QS_8_64_29 genomic sequence CAAAGCGCGCTTGGCGCAACTGCTGCGCTTGCACCAACCGGCCCTGCCGCTGCTGGCGACGCCCAGCCCCAACGACAGCGCGCAAAAGCCATCCCACCAGGGCAGCCTCTCGTTGCAGTCGGAGGGCGCTAGCGACGCTCCCCCGCAGTAGGGTTGCGAGCGCCGAGCGCAAGTTGAGCCCCTAGCGATCGCTAGGGGCTCAAAGCGGTTGGGACGGGCCGGCGCTAGGACTGGCTGCTGGCCCCTTGCAGCTGCAGCTGGGCGGGTTGGGCGGTGGTAACGCTTACCTCGCCCGAGTCGTCCAGATCCACCTGCGCCGTGTCGCCTGCCTGGATTTGGCCGTGCAAGAAAGCCTCGGCGAGGCTGTCCTCAAGCAAGCGCATCATGGCGCGCCGCAGGGGACGGGCCCCATAGCTGGTGCTGTAGCCTTCTTGGATGACGCGCTGCTTGAACCGATCGCTGACCTGCAAGCTGATGTTCTGCTGCTCGCGCAGCCGCTCGGAGACCTCCTGCAGCACCAGATCCGCGATGGTAGCTACCTCGTCTTGCGTCAGCTGGCGGAAGACGATGATCTCGTCGATGCGGTTGAGGAACTCGGGCCGGAAGTAGGCTTTGAGCTCGTCGTTGATGCGATCACGGATCTTGTTGTACTGGGCGTCTGCGCTGTTGTCGTCGTACTCGAAGCCAAAGCCGCCGCCCCCTTTCTCGATGACCTGGGAGCCGATGTTGGAGGTCATGATGAGTAGGGTGTTTTTGAAATCGACCTTGCGGCCCTGAGCGTCGGTTAGCTGCCCGTCCTCCAGCATCTGGAGCAGGGTATTGAAGACATCGGGATGGGCCTTTTCGATTTCATCGAGCAGCACCACCGTGTAGGGCTGCCGGCGGACGGCTTCGGTGAGCTGGCCGCCTTCGTCGTAGCCCACGTAGCCCGGGGGCGAACCGATGAGCTTGGAGACCGAGTGGGGATCCATGTATTCGGACATATCGAGCCGAATCATGGCTTCCTCCGAGCCGAACATGTAGGCAGCCAGCGCTTTGGTGAGCTCGGTTTTGCCCACGCCGGTGGGGCCGGAGAAGATGAAGCTGGCAATGGGCCGGTTGGGGTCTTTCATCCCCACCCGCGAGCGGCGGACGGCGCGAGCGACGGCGCTGACCGCTTCCTGCTGGCCGATGAGGCGCTCGTGCAGCTTGTCTTCTAGGTGCAGCAGCACGCTCGATTCGGACTCGGTGAGCTTGTTGACCGGCACGCCGGTCCACGAGGACACCACGTGCGCCACTTCCTCGGTATCGACCAGCGGCTCGGCTGCCTCGCTCTCACTCTCAGCAGTACCGGACTCAGCGGCATCGGAATCGCTGGCGGTCCCTGCGGTGGCAAACTGCGAGGTCATGGGGACGGCCTTTTGCTCCAGCGACTTGCGCGTGTGCAAGCGAGAGCCGGCTTCGTCGATGACGTCGATGGCCTTATCAGGGAGATAGCGATCGGCGACGTAGCGCGCCGACAGCTGCGTCGCCGCTTCTAGCGCGGCCTCCGAGATGCGGACCTTGTGGTGGGCTTCGTAGGGGCCGCGCAGGCTCTGTAGGATCTCGATGGTCTCGTCGATGGAGGGCTCCTCCACCGTGATGGGCTGAAAGCGCCGCTCGAGCGCCGCATCCTGCTCGATGTGCTTGCGGTACTCGTCCATGGTGGTCGTACCAATGCACTGCAGCTCACCGCGGGCCAAAGCGGGCTTGAAGAGGTTGGCGGCGTCCATGCCGCCTTCCATGGCGCCGCTGCCGATGAGGGTGTGCACCTCATCGATGACCAAAATGACGTTGCCCGACTCTTGCACTTCGCCAATGACGCCTTTAAGCCGCTCTTCAAACTCGCCGCGGAAGCGCGTGCCCGACACCAGCAGTCCCATGTCGAGCCCGATCACCTGCTTGCCCTTGAGCAGCTCGGGTACGTCCTCGTTGACGATGCGCTGGGCTAGCCCTTCCGCGATCGCGGTTTTGCCCACGCCCGGCTCGCCCACCAGGATGGGGTTGTTTTTGGTCCGGCGCCCCAGGATTTGGATGGTACGCTCGATTTCGCGATCGCGACCGATAACCGGATCGAGCTGATCGTCGCGGGCCAGCTGGGTCAGGTTGGTGCCGTACTCTTCCAGATTGCTCTGCTTGCCGGATTTGTTGCTGGTGGAGCCTTCGCCCTGCTGGCGGGCCCCAACGGCAGCCGCTTCTTCGCCCTCGTCCAGGCGCTCGCTCAACTGGCGCTGCAGCTCGTTGGGATCGATGCTGAATTTCTCCAGGACTTTAGTGGCAACGCCTTGCTCTTCTTTGGTAATGGCCAGCAGCAGGTGCTCGGGCGTGATGTAGTTTTGGTTGTTGTTGCGCGCTTCCTGAAAGGCCTGCTCGAAGATCCGCTTGGCTTTGGGCGTAAATGGGATGTTGGCCGGTGCGTTCCCCGAGCCTGCGCCCAGATAGCTCTCGACAACGCCGCGGGCATCTTTGAGCTTTACACCGCGCTCGGTCAGCATGCTGGCTGCCGACCCCGAGCCCTCGGCAATGATGCCCAACAGGATTTGCTCGCTGCCCACAAGGCTTTGCCCCATGCGGCGCGCTTCCTCTTGGGCGAGCATGATGACTTTAATGGCCTTGTCGGTAAAATGTTCGAACATGGTTGCCCCTAATCTCAGTTGCCCGGTTGCCTGCGTTGTTACTGGATGCCGGCTATCCTTTACGCTATCGCCGACGAGCGCGGCGCGCTAAGTGGGCCTAACCCGCATGTGGAGGTCGGGAACCCTCCCCTCAGTCGCTGCAACTCGAGCGCAATTCCCCGACTCCGATTATTTCTAGATCCTAGCGCAGCCGCCTGCAGCGGTGGCGCGAGCGGATTTGCGCCGCTCGTAGCCCCGCGGGACTAGCCCTCATCCCAAGCGTTGGCATTGCCGGCAGGCTGCTGGGCTTGGCAAGCTCCCTGCTTGGGCGAAGCCAGGCGAATCTGAACCTGCCGGTGGCCTGCCGCTATTAGAAGTTCGCGCACGCTGCTACGGGCGCGACGGTTGGCGGTTTGCAAAATGCCGCGCTCGCAGGCGGTGGCAACCAAGCGCTGGCGGAGCGCGTCTTGGGCGCGGGCTTGCAACTGCGGCGCCGCATTGGGACCGAGGGCCAAAAAGCCGCGATCGTAGTCGTGGACGCGCGAGCGGTCGGTATCGATGTGGTGCGCCAGGATTTGCGGTGGCGGCAGGCGAACGCGCACGGTGTCTTGCGTAACGCGGACGCGCTCGGCATCCATGCCGCTCAGATCGATGCCGGCCCGCACCCGACCGCTGCCGCGGTAGAGCAGGCGCGTCCGCGCCACGACCCAAGGACCGAGCTTGCGCGGCTTTTGGGCCGGGACGACCGCATCCATGGCAAATACGGCCGTGGTGAGCTCGCTGGCTTCCCGCATCTGGCGCACCACAGCTGTGGGGACGCTAGCCTGCGGCTGCGCGGGCGAGGCGCTCAAAACCGATTCGATGCCATCTACCAGACGATCGCCGGCGCGCCAAATCCCGACCAACATCAGCAGCACCACAACGGCAATTCCGCTGGTGCTGGCCAGCAGGATGAGGGCGAGCGTTCCTTGAATGCTGGGCCGGTAGCGCGATCGCGCGCTGCCGGCGCGTGAGGAGTCAGCCATGGCTAATGCCTTTTTGTTGCCATTTTAGGGCGCGTTCTCCAATCGATTCGGTTGGGCGATCGGAGAGACATGGCCGCAATTGTGGGGGCTCTAGCGGTCCGATCGCGCGGCTGCCGGTCCTGGCAGCAGTGGCTGACCGACAAATCCTCTTACTCAAGCAAAACTGTGTGCATGGGCAAAGCCGCTAGCGAGATCGGATGATAGAGCCAACCTGGTATAGACCCAGTCTTAAGCTTCTACCCGTTCGCCGAGGGCGCGCGGGCGATCCTCGAGAACTTCATCCAGAGGTGTCGGCCTACACCCGTGCTCCCATCAATCGGAGCTCACCATTAATACTGACCTTAGCTTCCCGTTCTACGAGCTAGATAGCGAGCCGTTCGGAACGCTCTGCGCGCTCCCCCCTAAGCCTTCGCCCGAGCCCAGCAGCCTTTGCTTGAGGGAGTTGGTCCACTCATTTAAGACCATCCCAGAGGCGCACCTCAGTTAGAAGTTGTTTGAGTGCTAAGTCGCCATCGGCTCCCTAACAAGAAGCCACGACGAGCGCAGCTGGTGCTAACTATGGGGCGCAATAACATCTGCTCTCGAGGCTTGTTTGGCTTGTGTTTAAGAACTGTAACAATTTCCTTGCACTTTCAAGTTGACTCTCTTTACAGTAGCTAAACCTATAGATTTCGGGAGATCTCTCTGGAGGCGCAAAACGCCCGTCCAAGCATGCTGAAACTTTATATTATCTGCTCGATACTTGGCGGCATTTTTATGCTTTTATCTGTATCAGGTGGACTCGATCTGGATGCGGACGCAGACTTAGATTTTGACAGCGATTCCGAAGTTGACGATGTTGACTTCGGCACGCATGCAGATCCCGAGCAGCAA encodes the following:
- a CDS encoding chaperone protein ClpB encodes the protein MFEHFTDKAIKVIMLAQEEARRMGQSLVGSEQILLGIIAEGSGSAASMLTERGVKLKDARGVVESYLGAGSGNAPANIPFTPKAKRIFEQAFQEARNNNQNYITPEHLLLAITKEEQGVATKVLEKFSIDPNELQRQLSERLDEGEEAAAVGARQQGEGSTSNKSGKQSNLEEYGTNLTQLARDDQLDPVIGRDREIERTIQILGRRTKNNPILVGEPGVGKTAIAEGLAQRIVNEDVPELLKGKQVIGLDMGLLVSGTRFRGEFEERLKGVIGEVQESGNVILVIDEVHTLIGSGAMEGGMDAANLFKPALARGELQCIGTTTMDEYRKHIEQDAALERRFQPITVEEPSIDETIEILQSLRGPYEAHHKVRISEAALEAATQLSARYVADRYLPDKAIDVIDEAGSRLHTRKSLEQKAVPMTSQFATAGTASDSDAAESGTAESESEAAEPLVDTEEVAHVVSSWTGVPVNKLTESESSVLLHLEDKLHERLIGQQEAVSAVARAVRRSRVGMKDPNRPIASFIFSGPTGVGKTELTKALAAYMFGSEEAMIRLDMSEYMDPHSVSKLIGSPPGYVGYDEGGQLTEAVRRQPYTVVLLDEIEKAHPDVFNTLLQMLEDGQLTDAQGRKVDFKNTLLIMTSNIGSQVIEKGGGGFGFEYDDNSADAQYNKIRDRINDELKAYFRPEFLNRIDEIIVFRQLTQDEVATIADLVLQEVSERLREQQNISLQVSDRFKQRVIQEGYSTSYGARPLRRAMMRLLEDSLAEAFLHGQIQAGDTAQVDLDDSGEVSVTTAQPAQLQLQGASSQS
- a CDS encoding DUF4230 domain-containing protein, with product MADSSRAGSARSRYRPSIQGTLALILLASTSGIAVVVLLMLVGIWRAGDRLVDGIESVLSASPAQPQASVPTAVVRQMREASELTTAVFAMDAVVPAQKPRKLGPWVVARTRLLYRGSGRVRAGIDLSGMDAERVRVTQDTVRVRLPPPQILAHHIDTDRSRVHDYDRGFLALGPNAAPQLQARAQDALRQRLVATACERGILQTANRRARSSVRELLIAAGHRQVQIRLASPKQGACQAQQPAGNANAWDEG